Genomic window (Rosa chinensis cultivar Old Blush chromosome 6, RchiOBHm-V2, whole genome shotgun sequence):
TTTATTTCCAAGGATTTATGGCCATGAGGCAGGAGGGTATGTAAATTTCTACCTACCTGTTATCAATTTAATATACAGAACATGGAACATTATGCATGAACTACGTCCATTTCAATCATAACTTGTGAGGGTTTACCATGGTGTTCAATTTGTCAACATTTAGGATTGTGGAGAGTGTTGGTGAAGGAGTGACTGATCTCAAACCGGGAGATCATGTGCTCCCGGTGTTCACTGGGGAATGCCAGGAGTGTGCTCACTGTAAATCAGAAGAGAGCAACATGTGTGACCTCCTCAGGATTAACACAGACAGGGGAGTGATGCTTAATGATGGACAATCGAGGTTTTCGATTAAGGGCAAACCTATATACCACTTTGTTGGGACTTCAACGTTTAGTGAGTACACTGTGATTCATGTTGGCTGCCTTGCCAAGATCAACCCCAAAGCTCCTCTAGACAAAGTTTGTGTCCTCAGTTGTGGAATCTCAACTGGTATGGAGCTCAATTATTTAGTGCCAACTTATATGACTATGTTGTACATTGTAGATTAATGTTCCTAATCAAGAtcaatgtttatattttttgGATATATATTCAGGTTTGGGAGCTACTCTTAATGTTGCAAAACCGAAAAAGGGCTCAACAGTGGCTGTGTTTGGATTGGGAGCTGTAGGCCTTGCAGTgagtttcttcatctttttgCTTTATTCCATATTGACACTTTCACTGCTTTCGTATGATGAAATATACACATGGTTAATTTTAAATTCTCATTCTGTTTTCAGGCTGCTGAAGGAGCCAGGATGGCTGGGGCTTCAAGAATTATTGGTGTTGATTTGAATTCCAGCAGATTTGAAGAAGGTTAGATATCTATACATTTCTCTAAAGAAAATTGTTAcaattgtttcttcttctttttttcttggttcGTACTGCGGCATTTCTGAATTTTGATTTGGTTGTTGGCAGCTAAAAAGTTTGGTATTACTGAATTTGTGAACCCAAAAGACCACAAAAAACCAGTTCAAGAGGTTTGTTGCTAACTTGCTTTACTTGTTTTGGTATTCCTTCCCTTGTTTAGGAACTATCCATGTTTATGTAAAAGCTTTTGTTATGAATTCATTATTAGGTGATTGCTGAGCTGACGGATGGAGGAGTTGATCGAAGCATTGAATGCACTGGAAATATTCAAGCCATGATATCTGCATTTGAATGTGTCCATGATGTATGTTCTTTACCATTTCGTGTCCATTTCTGGATTAATCACAGGAATTTGGCCCATATTATATTTGGTGCTGATGACTAAACACAAAACTGTTGTCTTGTTCCAGGGTTGGGGTGTTGCTGTTCTTGTGGGAGTGCCACACAAAGATGCTGTCTTCCAGACTCATCCAGTGAACTTCCTGAATGAGAGGACTCTCAAGGGTACCTTCTTCGGAAACTACAAACCACGGACCGACATTCCCTCTGTTGTGGAGAAATACATGAACAAGGTCAGCTATCTTGCAGAAGCTAaaagtttcttttattttttggtttcaTTAATGTACTCATCAATCAATTTAAACTCGATGTTCCAGGAACTCGAGCTAGACAAATTCATCACCCACC
Coding sequences:
- the LOC112174501 gene encoding alcohol dehydrogenase → MSGTEGKVICCRAAVAWEAGKPLVIEEVEVAPPQANEVRVKILYTSLCHTDVYFWEAKGQNPLFPRIYGHEAGGIVESVGEGVTDLKPGDHVLPVFTGECQECAHCKSEESNMCDLLRINTDRGVMLNDGQSRFSIKGKPIYHFVGTSTFSEYTVIHVGCLAKINPKAPLDKVCVLSCGISTGLGATLNVAKPKKGSTVAVFGLGAVGLAAAEGARMAGASRIIGVDLNSSRFEEAKKFGITEFVNPKDHKKPVQEVIAELTDGGVDRSIECTGNIQAMISAFECVHDGWGVAVLVGVPHKDAVFQTHPVNFLNERTLKGTFFGNYKPRTDIPSVVEKYMNKELELDKFITHQVPFSEINKAFDYMLKGEGLRCIINMEG